From the Pedobacter cryoconitis genome, one window contains:
- the rpiA gene encoding ribose 5-phosphate isomerase A, protein MDKYIKFSPDTNLVQMIDYKLEAAKASLDFIKEGQIIGLGAGSTIVHLVNLISARKEFAESLTFVSSSFKTRSYLLEKGLKVVYSSVLSKLDIYFDGCDQLDSDLNALKSGGGIHTSEKILASMASAFILIGDEGKMVTKLDHTYPLVIEILQEALPVVLGHIQSVYPDSVVKLRMSNQKDGALISDNGNLLADIHFTELPKLSTLNIAIKMIPGVVEHSLFYGMASKAVIAGVQGTRIIIKA, encoded by the coding sequence ATGGATAAATATATTAAATTTAGCCCGGATACTAATTTGGTTCAGATGATTGATTACAAACTGGAAGCTGCTAAAGCTTCACTGGATTTTATAAAAGAAGGACAAATAATTGGTTTAGGTGCTGGAAGTACAATTGTACATTTAGTGAATTTAATCAGCGCCAGGAAAGAGTTTGCTGAATCCTTAACCTTTGTGTCCTCTTCTTTTAAAACGCGCTCCTATCTCCTTGAAAAAGGCTTAAAAGTGGTATATTCCAGTGTGTTATCAAAACTGGATATTTACTTTGATGGTTGCGATCAGCTGGATTCAGATTTAAATGCATTGAAAAGCGGAGGTGGGATCCATACCAGTGAAAAGATTCTGGCCTCCATGGCTTCTGCATTTATTTTAATCGGGGATGAGGGGAAAATGGTAACTAAACTGGATCATACTTATCCTTTGGTTATAGAAATTTTACAGGAAGCATTACCGGTTGTTCTGGGACATATTCAGTCAGTTTATCCGGATTCAGTGGTGAAATTAAGAATGAGCAATCAAAAAGATGGTGCACTGATTTCTGACAATGGTAATTTACTGGCAGATATTCATTTTACTGAATTACCGAAATTAAGTACGCTGAATATTGCGATAAAAATGATCCCGGGCGTGGTAGAGCATTCGCTGTTTTATGGGATGGCTTCTAAGGCAGTAATTGCGGGAGTGCAGGGAACGCGTATTATTATAAAGGCATAA
- a CDS encoding acyl-CoA thioesterase has product MTIEEKIKASETRIFKAVFPNTTNHYDTLFGGTAMHMMDEVAFITATRFSRQRMVTVSSDRIDFKMPIPAGTIVELVGTVSHIGNTSMKVKVEIYVEQMYCEDREKAVTGEFSFVAIDEHKKPTAIIK; this is encoded by the coding sequence ATGACTATAGAAGAGAAGATTAAAGCGTCAGAGACCCGAATTTTTAAAGCCGTATTTCCTAATACTACCAATCATTATGATACTTTATTTGGCGGGACAGCCATGCATATGATGGACGAAGTAGCGTTTATCACTGCTACAAGATTTAGCCGCCAGAGAATGGTTACTGTGAGCAGTGACAGAATAGATTTTAAAATGCCTATTCCTGCCGGAACAATTGTTGAACTGGTAGGTACGGTAAGCCATATTGGAAATACCAGTATGAAAGTAAAGGTAGAAATCTATGTAGAGCAGATGTATTGTGAGGATCGTGAAAAAGCGGTTACTGGTGAGTTCTCTTTTGTAGCGATTGATGAACATAAAAAACCTACAGCAATTATTAAATAA
- a CDS encoding Gfo/Idh/MocA family oxidoreductase translates to MQKPIKTGILSFGMSGKLFHAPFVAAHPGFDLYAVVERSEKTAQLRFPELKSYDSVDELIADPEIELVIINTPNYTHFEFAQKALRAGKHVLVEKPFTVTVEEAELLFQEAKEHNLHILPYQNRRYDSDFLAAKEIVDSKKLGQIVEAHIRYDRYRYTIGPKVFKETPMPGSGLLYDLGPHLLDMVFALFGEPLSWTKTLGYYRPGTQVDDYAYLHLKYPENLQVFITMSMLVVEQQPAFVINGTKGSYFKHRSDIQETQLLKNMNPDDPLYGIELPGKEGILSTIDAGGQITKTSIPPGKASYLNLFEAVYQTIRANKPYPVQQEQIIRQITILESK, encoded by the coding sequence ATGCAAAAACCTATAAAAACAGGCATATTATCCTTTGGAATGTCTGGAAAGTTATTTCACGCCCCATTTGTAGCTGCACATCCCGGATTTGATTTGTATGCAGTAGTAGAAAGATCAGAAAAAACAGCACAGCTTCGTTTTCCGGAACTTAAAAGCTATGACTCTGTAGATGAACTTATTGCAGACCCGGAGATAGAACTGGTCATTATCAATACCCCAAATTATACGCACTTTGAATTTGCACAAAAAGCACTTCGCGCTGGTAAACATGTTTTGGTAGAAAAACCATTTACAGTAACCGTTGAAGAAGCTGAATTACTCTTTCAAGAAGCAAAAGAACATAACCTTCATATCCTTCCCTACCAGAACCGTCGCTATGACAGTGATTTTTTAGCTGCAAAAGAGATCGTAGACAGTAAAAAGCTGGGACAAATCGTAGAAGCGCATATCCGCTATGACCGATACCGGTATACTATCGGGCCTAAAGTATTTAAAGAAACACCAATGCCAGGCAGTGGTTTATTATATGATCTCGGCCCCCATTTACTGGATATGGTATTTGCGTTATTTGGTGAACCATTAAGCTGGACTAAAACACTGGGCTATTACCGTCCGGGAACACAGGTAGACGACTATGCTTACCTGCATTTAAAATATCCGGAAAACCTCCAGGTATTTATTACCATGAGTATGCTGGTTGTAGAACAACAGCCCGCATTTGTGATCAACGGAACCAAAGGTTCTTATTTCAAACATCGTTCAGATATACAGGAAACACAGCTATTAAAAAATATGAACCCCGATGATCCATTATATGGAATTGAATTACCAGGAAAAGAAGGCATTTTGAGTACAATTGATGCAGGTGGACAAATCACAAAAACCAGCATACCCCCAGGTAAAGCTTCGTACCTGAATTTATTCGAGGCTGTTTATCAGACTATAAGAGCAAATAAACCTTATCCTGTACAGCAAGAACAGATTATCCGTCAAATTACGATACTGGAAAGCAAATAA